In Choristoneura fumiferana chromosome 4, NRCan_CFum_1, whole genome shotgun sequence, the sequence ataggtacatacataaaatcacgcctctttcccaacggggtaggtaGAGTTTACATCCTTCCACTTACTACggttctggcatacaactctcgcttcctctacattcatcaatcttttcatcacacttgctcgtaaacagtgtcgtaacatgcaggctaccttagttgcaaccccccaaataaaaccctcgaccttaatgtgcttgtcatgaaacccttggtcggtaaatgagtcattgcccgtactaattttcttgccatgaagcccaaggtcggtaaatgagtcagttcccgtactgatggcgctgcgccgtgccgcgtgcccgtgcgcgcgctcttgctgcaggactacatggaccaccacatgcacacgcacgttgcggcgcatgccgagggaggtagagggcgacgttgccaagagcacagcctaaggtatcgccaatatttggaagaattctattttttcttttacaaatataaaattttacttgcaaatgtgatgaaaaacattgtatgtcgcacgggcggtactagaattacgaacatcgactcatcaaagccctcagtcttcgacttcgggcttctaatagactctcgttcgtaattccttatttaccgcccttaagacacaatgtactatttcatgcatgcacgtcggtagTAGGTAATCTTTAGTTACGATTATGATGTTACTTCTAATTTGTCTTTCATTCCTCCTTATTTGTCCTTTTTACGTTGCTTTATTGTAACAAAGCAAAGGCTGAAAACTCGTCTGAAGggtggtttattattattactacccATTTAATAGTTACCTACTACTAGACAAGAtcgtttgaatttttttaatgatagtGACACAAAGTAGGAATAAAAGGTAGCTAGTTATCACCGCTGCGTGTACCCACCTAACGAAAAGGAATTAAAATAATAGAGACTATTTTACATGGGTGTTCTTTTATACAAGTAAATAAACAGTGTATTTTTGAGATTTCCCATGGGATTTTCGTGAAATCATCGTAGTAGATAGAGAATAATTtacatacctatacatattGAGAATTGTCTTAAGTAAGAAGTACTAAATACTATGTTACTTTATTATCAAATATCTTATCATCGTTTATGACTATTTGGAAATAGTTTGCAGGCTTTTATTTTGTTCCAATTTTTTTCTGTCGCAACCTACTGATAAAGAGTTTAATTGCCTTTCTCAAGGTCTTAGGAGTAGAACAATAATTAACTAAggcaaataattttatcataaaagtgcaatatgtacctatatctagtgccatccacaaagaagcgtgattttgtcaaaattagtcattaatgacattgtaataagaaccacggcacgcgtcatagTGAATGACTCTGGCTCTACCTTCTGTTAAGTGTGTTTGAAGAGTTCGTTGAACTGTCTTCATTAAGGACTTTgtttgagtatttgtttttgtaaaattactGAGACACTTAACATGGCATAGGTATAATATATTTACGTCCAAATACGATTATATATTCGTCTTGATTCGCACCTGTGCTTTATCCGGTCGTATGAATTAAATGCGTTCATTTCTCTTAGGAGCATGGTTTGGTCTGCCTGACAAGGGCGATTATTCGAGGGTTTCCACCGTCTCATTTTCGTTCGTCCGtcgaatattctgatacagtttatTAGTTGTCTACTtgaaatacaggaactctacTAAATAATCggaaacgacatcaaaatctacagtcAATTGCCTCAGTCACTACATGCCCCCTGACATGATGAAAACAGTGGTTGTGCCAGTGATTAAGAATAGGACGAGTGACGTAGCAGGTAACTACGCAGGTACCTATATCACTGGCAAAGATTATTGCAAAGGTTTTTGACGCTATGATTAACACTCAgttagataaatacttaaaactgcTGCTAATCAGTTTGGGTTTCGGCCTCGACTGTCCACACAGAGTGCGATATTGAGTCTTAAGAGTACCGTCAAATACTACACTGACCGTAAAACACCTGTGTATGCATGCTTCCTGGACTTGTCCAAAGCCTTTGATCTGGTGTCGTATGAAGTTTTGTGGGGAAAGCTTGAAAGCATTAACTTACTACGGTAAGTTCCGACGGGAACtcataaatattttcaagtacTGGTATGGACATCAGGTCAAGGGCAATTGCGTAAGATGGGCTGGGGCAATGTCGGATGAGTATAAACTTGAATGTGGGGTGCGGCAGGGGGGTTTGACGTCCCCCCCCCATCACTGTTCAATCTCTACATGGATGCTCTAATTGTCTCGCTCAGCAGCAGGCATTTCGGTTGCTATGTGGACGGGGTCTGCGTTAATAACTTGAGCTATGCGGACGACATGGTGCTGTTGAGCGCGTCAGTCTGCGGTCTTGAGAGGTTGCTACGTGTTTGTGAGGAATACGCCTTAAGCCATGGGTTAAAATATAATGTAGCCAAAAGTCAGTTCATGGTCTTTGAGGCGGGTTGTAACCGTCCATCTAATGTTCCACCGGTAATTTTGAACGGATCTCCACTCGAAAGAGTGGACCGGTTTAAGAACTTGGGCCACATTGTTACGACCGACCACAGGGACGATGCTGACATATAACGGGAGCGGAGAGCGCTGTGCGTCAGGGCAAATATGATAGCTCGCAGGATCGCGCGATGTTCCAGGGACGTGAAGATAACGCTGTTCAAAGCGTACTGCACGTCGCTTTACACATGTAGCCTGTGGGCTAACTACACACAGAAGGCGTACAACGCTCTTCGTGTCCAATACAACAACGCGTTCAGGTGGTTGAAATGCTCGAATAATCATccaacactggatattcataaaatctataaatttgtacggaacaattggctggtttttttgccatttttgacgttttacctacctactcaaaatTTACTGGATGATTCTCTTcgaataggtatatttatggTAAGTGTATAACTAGATAATTTATCCAAGAATCAACCGAAAAGTCTATTTTGGCTcgataaatttcaatttaaaaataccaaCTTCTTAGAAATATTAGATGTTCAGATAATTTTATTACCAATTTATTGTAAAGTCttaatgtttgtttttctttataaattatttattatatagcgCCTTAATGAAGAAGACCGAATATCTTATCACTATGTACTTAAGTTGTAACactaattaataattgtaacaatcccattttgtaaaaaaatattctgtgaaCAAATGATTCATTTATTCAAGGCACTGGTTGAAAGTTAGCAAAACGCTGATATGCGTTCGAGGCACACGTCAACCGAGCGTGAACCGAAGACTTGCTCTCAGTGCTCCTACCACTAAACTAAAGCAAGGACTCTGCCACAAATGCTTTTGCTAGGATATTATACTAGGCGTCAAGATTAAAGACATCACGCGTGTAGAGAAAGCGCACAGCGGAACAGATTCAGCAGTAAGTGGTACTAGAAATCTTTCTAATGACTAAGTCGGTACATCGAAAGAATTCtttgcaaataaaaatgactCGTCCATTTGGCTCGCCGGTATTTGTACCGTGACGAATGTCGTGTGCTTGTTGTAGAACGCGCGAGTTTCATTGGTCAGCTGCCTTGACAAAACTTGTTAGTAGAAGCTAACCCAGGAACTAACTAGAAAGCTAAATCAGGGACTAAAGgacctttttttttaacgtgcTGAAAATGCGCCTTATCCATGTCCCTCGCTCGAGGCAGCGGGTGGGGTCTGTCGGGCTCTTCCCCAAGAGGGGGCATACACTAAAAACAACACGACCTTACCCTCTCGGCCCTTACGCAGACGCCACGGGATCGAGAACATTTCAGGGGACTAAAAGACCTAATGTGAGAAGAAGCAGCGCTTTCTATTGCCAGCAAAGGCGTCTCTAGCCCATTTTAGCGTGCGGTCAAAATAGAAAAGGGACAAATGTCCATATGTCTCTCTTTACTGAGCTTTTTTACATGGGGTCGAGTTATAACGCCCGGTGCCATAACATGGACGCAAGTTCGTTGAAAGAGCCGTGGCCAGCGCCCCTTGCACCggtgcgcccgtgtgcaacgcacaccctacACCATAGCTTAAAGCCGCCTCTGATTGCCAGCCAAGTACGAACTCCGGAGCACCAGCACTGCGGTGTAGAAGGGAAGGGTAAACCACTACACTATCCCCAACCAATTCCCAAGGTTCACTAATCCTCAACCGTCGACCACAACCACTCTGACAAAGTGTAGCCACTTAGAAGAAGAACCCAACCATCTGCTAATTTGATAACAACTTAAACATTCTGACAGCAATTCTTTAAAAGATCGTCAGTTCAGCAGGTATTCAACTAGGTAACTAACAGCCATAACGACATTTTCTTTGAAACTTAAATGTCTCATGGTCACAGCTGTATTTGTTACAAACATCTTTCGTACAGTTTAAGTGCCCTGGggaaaaactttaatttatttagttggCAGAATAACTGCATgactttattgtctaacgcaatcGGAATCACAATAGCTTTTAGGCTTCTTTGTAATGGTTGAGGATGAGGTCCGAAAGAGACGGTGAACGTGAAGTTAATGCGAGCGTCCACGCGTTGGTCAATACGGGAAGACATGCTTTGTATAATAGTTCTGTTGATCTCCTATTACAGTGacactttttttagggttccgtagcctatCATGCTGGTAGTAATTAAGATATCAAATTTAcacggaaaactataacggctaagttgccttgaaaattattagtagttttagtttaaatgagagtaaatagcagcaaggtataaaatattcctAAACTTGTAAGATTCGATACAAAATGCCAAAttcttacttgattttttcgtaacggc encodes:
- the LOC141427201 gene encoding uncharacterized protein, whose amino-acid sequence is MDALIVSLSSRHFGCYVDGVCVNNLSYADDMVLLSASVCGLERLLRVCEEYALSHGLKYNVAKSQFMVFEAGCNRPSNVPPVILNGSPLERVDRFKNLGHIVTTDHRDDADI